Proteins encoded together in one Helicobacter pylori window:
- the gatB gene encoding Asp-tRNA(Asn)/Glu-tRNA(Gln) amidotransferase subunit GatB — protein MMPFEAVIGLEVHVQLNTKTKIFCSCSTSFGETPNSNTCPVCLGLPGALPVLNKEVVKKAIQLGTAIEANINQNSIFARKNYFYPDLPKAYQISQFEVPIVSDGKLEIDTKEGAKIVRIERAHMEEDAGKNIHEGSYSLVDLNRACTPLLEIVSKPDMQNSEEAIAYLKKLHAIVRFIGISDANMQEGNFRCDANVSIRPKGDEKLYTRVEIKNLNSFRFIAKAIEYEIERQSAAWESGRYNEEVVQETRLFDTAKGITLSMRNKEESADYRYFKDPDLYPVFIDEKLLKEAQKINELPSAKKIRYVRDFNLKEDDANLLVSDPLLAEYFESMLNLGVKAKTSVTWLCVELLGRLKAEITLENCGISAHALGALAKRIDEGKISGKSAKDVLDRLLEEQGGDVDALIEQMGLSQVNDTEAIVKVIEEVLKNNADKVLEYKSGKDKLFGFFVGQAMKNLKGANPSVVNAILKEKLG, from the coding sequence ATAATGCCATTTGAAGCTGTAATCGGGCTAGAAGTCCATGTCCAACTCAACACCAAAACCAAAATCTTTTGCTCTTGCTCTACAAGCTTTGGGGAAACCCCTAATTCTAACACCTGCCCTGTGTGTTTGGGCTTACCGGGAGCTTTGCCGGTATTGAATAAAGAAGTGGTTAAAAAAGCCATCCAGTTAGGTACAGCCATTGAAGCCAATATCAACCAAAACTCCATTTTTGCGAGGAAAAATTACTTTTACCCTGATTTGCCTAAGGCTTATCAGATTTCGCAGTTTGAAGTCCCTATTGTGAGCGACGGGAAATTAGAGATTGACACCAAAGAGGGCGCAAAAATCGTGCGTATTGAAAGAGCCCACATGGAAGAAGACGCCGGTAAAAATATCCATGAGGGCAGTTATTCTTTGGTGGATTTGAATCGCGCTTGCACCCCTTTATTAGAAATTGTCAGCAAGCCGGACATGCAAAATAGTGAAGAAGCCATAGCGTATTTGAAAAAGCTCCATGCTATCGTGCGTTTTATAGGGATTTCTGATGCGAACATGCAAGAGGGGAATTTCAGGTGCGATGCGAACGTATCCATAAGGCCTAAAGGCGATGAAAAGCTTTACACGAGGGTGGAGATTAAAAATTTAAATAGCTTTAGATTCATCGCTAAAGCGATTGAATACGAAATAGAGCGCCAAAGCGCGGCGTGGGAAAGCGGGCGTTATAATGAAGAGGTAGTTCAAGAAACGCGCCTTTTTGACACCGCCAAAGGGATCACCCTTTCTATGCGCAATAAAGAAGAGTCAGCGGATTACCGCTATTTTAAAGATCCGGATTTGTATCCTGTTTTTATTGATGAGAAACTTTTAAAAGAAGCTCAAAAGATCAATGAATTGCCCAGCGCGAAAAAAATCCGCTATGTGAGGGATTTTAACCTTAAAGAAGACGATGCGAATTTATTGGTGAGCGATCCTTTATTGGCGGAGTATTTTGAAAGCATGCTCAATCTTGGGGTTAAGGCTAAAACGAGCGTGACATGGCTTTGCGTGGAATTATTAGGGCGCTTGAAGGCTGAAATCACTTTAGAAAATTGTGGGATTAGCGCTCATGCGCTAGGCGCTTTAGCCAAACGCATTGATGAGGGCAAGATTTCGGGTAAGAGCGCTAAAGATGTGTTAGACAGGCTTTTAGAAGAGCAAGGGGGCGATGTGGATGCGCTCATTGAACAAATGGGCTTGTCTCAAGTCAATGACACGGAAGCGATTGTTAAAGTTATAGAAGAAGTGTTAAAAAACAACGCCGACAAGGTGCTTGAATACAAAAGCGGTAAGGACAAGCTTTTTGGGTTTTTTGTAGGGCAAGCGATGAAGAATCTAAAAGGGGCTAATCCTAGCGTGGTGAATGCTATTTTGAAAGAGAAATTGGGTTGA
- a CDS encoding insulinase family protein — translation MKKFLITLLLGVFMGLQASALTHQEINQAKVPVIYEENHLLPMGFIHLAFRGGGSLSDKNQLGLAKLFAQVLNEGTKELGAVGFAQLLEQKAISLNVDTSAEDLQITLEFLKEYEDEAIMRLKELLKSPNFTQNALEKVKTQMLAALLQKESDFDYLAKLTLKQELFANTPLANAALGTKESLQKIKLEDLKQQFSKVFELNKLVVVLGGDLKIDQTLKRLDNALNFLPQGKAYEEPYFETNDKKSEKVLYKDTEQAFVYFGAPFKIKDLKQDLAKSKVMMFVLGGGFGSRLMEKIRVQEGLAYSVYIRSNFSKVAHFASGYLQTKLSTQAKSVALVKKIVKEFIEKGMTQQELDDAKKFLLGSEPLRNETISSRLNTTYNYFYLGLPLNFNQTLLDQIQKMSLKEINDFIKAHTEINDLTFAIVSNKKSKDK, via the coding sequence ATGAAAAAATTTTTAATCACTTTATTATTAGGAGTTTTTATGGGGTTACAAGCGAGCGCTTTGACACACCAAGAAATCAATCAAGCTAAAGTCCCTGTGATTTATGAAGAAAACCATTTATTGCCTATGGGGTTTATCCATTTAGCTTTTAGAGGGGGTGGGAGCTTAAGCGATAAAAACCAGTTGGGTTTGGCGAAATTATTCGCGCAAGTTTTAAACGAAGGCACTAAGGAGCTTGGTGCGGTGGGGTTTGCGCAACTTTTAGAGCAAAAAGCGATCAGTTTGAATGTGGATACCAGCGCAGAAGATTTGCAAATCACTTTAGAATTTTTAAAAGAATACGAAGATGAAGCCATCATGCGCTTAAAAGAGCTTTTAAAATCCCCTAATTTCACGCAAAACGCTTTAGAAAAAGTCAAAACCCAAATGTTAGCCGCGCTTTTACAAAAAGAAAGCGATTTTGATTATTTGGCTAAACTGACTTTAAAACAAGAACTTTTTGCTAACACCCCTTTAGCTAACGCAGCTTTAGGCACTAAAGAGAGTCTCCAAAAAATCAAGCTAGAGGATTTGAAACAGCAATTTTCTAAGGTCTTTGAACTCAATAAGCTCGTGGTGGTGCTTGGGGGCGATTTGAAAATCGATCAAACCCTTAAGCGTTTAGATAACGCTCTTAATTTCTTGCCGCAAGGTAAAGCGTATGAAGAGCCTTATTTTGAAACGAACGATAAAAAAAGCGAAAAAGTCCTCTATAAAGACACTGAGCAGGCTTTCGTGTATTTTGGCGCGCCCTTTAAAATCAAGGATTTAAAACAGGATTTAGCGAAATCTAAAGTCATGATGTTTGTGCTTGGGGGAGGGTTTGGCTCTCGTTTAATGGAAAAAATCAGGGTTCAAGAGGGCTTGGCTTATAGCGTGTATATCCGCTCCAATTTTTCTAAAGTGGCGCATTTTGCTAGCGGGTATTTGCAAACCAAGCTCAGCACTCAAGCTAAAAGCGTTGCATTAGTTAAAAAAATAGTCAAAGAATTTATAGAAAAAGGCATGACGCAACAAGAATTAGACGACGCTAAAAAGTTTTTACTAGGCTCTGAGCCTTTAAGGAATGAAACGATCTCTAGCCGCTTGAACACCACTTACAATTATTTTTATTTAGGTTTGCCTTTAAATTTCAACCAAACGCTCTTGGATCAAATCCAAAAAATGAGTTTGAAAGAAATCAATGATTTCATTAAAGCGCACACCGAAATCAATGATTTGACTTTTGCCATTGTGAGCAATAAAAAGAGCAAGGACAAATAA
- a CDS encoding SurA protein, with amino-acid sequence MRKIFSYISKVLLFIGVVYAEPDSKVEALEGRKQESSLDKKIRQELKNKDLKNKEEKKNTEEKKETKAKRKPRAEVHHGDAKNPTQKITPPKIKGSAKGVQNQGMQNQGVQSNAPKPEKKDTTPQATEKNKETSPSSQFNSIFGNPNDAANSTLEDKVVGGISLLVNGSPITLYQIQEEQKKSKVSKAQARDRLIAERIKNQEIERLKIHVDDDKLDQEMAMMAQQQGMDLDHFKQMLMAEGHYKLYRDQLKEHLEMQELLRNILLTNVDTSSETKMREYYNKHKEQFSIPTEIETVRYTSTSQEDLERAMADPNLEIPGVSKANEKIEMKALNPQIAQVFISHEQGSFTPVMNGGGGQFITFYIKEKKGKNEVSFSQAKQFIAQKLVEESKDKILEEHFEKLRVKSRIVMIRE; translated from the coding sequence ATGAGGAAAATTTTTTCTTATATTTCTAAGGTTCTATTATTTATTGGGGTGGTTTATGCAGAGCCTGATTCTAAAGTGGAAGCCTTAGAAGGGAGGAAGCAAGAGTCTTCTTTGGATAAAAAAATCCGCCAAGAATTAAAGAATAAGGATTTGAAGAATAAAGAAGAAAAGAAAAACACCGAAGAAAAGAAAGAAACAAAAGCCAAGAGAAAACCCAGAGCAGAAGTCCATCATGGGGACGCCAAAAATCCTACTCAAAAAATAACGCCTCCTAAAATCAAAGGGAGCGCTAAAGGAGTTCAAAATCAAGGCATGCAAAATCAAGGCGTTCAAAGCAACGCGCCAAAACCTGAAAAAAAAGATACAACCCCTCAAGCTACTGAAAAAAATAAGGAAACAAGCCCTAGCTCTCAATTCAATTCCATTTTTGGTAATCCTAATGACGCTGCTAATAGCACCCTTGAAGATAAGGTCGTAGGGGGCATTTCTTTGCTTGTTAATGGTTCGCCTATCACGCTGTATCAAATCCAAGAAGAGCAAAAAAAATCCAAAGTGAGCAAAGCTCAAGCCAGGGATCGTTTGATCGCTGAACGCATTAAAAACCAAGAAATTGAACGCTTAAAAATCCATGTAGATGACGACAAGCTAGACCAAGAAATGGCGATGATGGCGCAACAACAAGGCATGGATTTAGACCATTTCAAACAAATGCTTATGGCTGAGGGGCATTATAAACTCTATAGAGATCAGCTTAAGGAGCATTTAGAAATGCAAGAATTGTTGCGTAATATCTTACTCACGAATGTGGATACCAGCTCTGAAACTAAAATGCGCGAATATTACAACAAGCACAAGGAGCAATTCAGTATCCCCACTGAAATAGAAACCGTGCGCTACACTTCAACGAGTCAAGAAGATTTAGAAAGGGCTATGGCAGACCCTAATTTGGAAATTCCAGGGGTGAGTAAGGCTAATGAAAAAATAGAGATGAAAGCCTTAAACCCTCAAATCGCTCAAGTCTTTATTTCACATGAGCAAGGCTCTTTTACGCCCGTTATGAATGGGGGTGGGGGGCAGTTTATCACCTTTTATATCAAGGAAAAAAAAGGTAAAAATGAAGTGAGTTTCAGCCAGGCCAAGCAATTCATCGCCCAAAAATTAGTGGAAGAATCTAAAGATAAGATTTTAGAAGAGCATTTTGAAAAATTGCGCGTTAAGTCTAGGATTGTGATGATTAGAGAGTGA